In the Nothobranchius furzeri strain GRZ-AD chromosome 15, NfurGRZ-RIMD1, whole genome shotgun sequence genome, one interval contains:
- the tp53inp2 gene encoding tumor protein p53-inducible nuclear protein 2 isoform X2 has protein sequence MFQRLSNLLFGEVEEVAAELKGPNPCVTEADEEGWMLVNLTGEPECMMQAEDETGAQKIAQSFPNSNSPDHQRSQTRTECLDHIPHPPLKRRRTHKGRTRGAVASSDPLSGPDTSPIGATTPVSQLRRARLSKPSSTPSMSPGSGKGATAEASPMEDLLIEHPSMSVYVSPNNLSIISNSNLSVVGEESLLSLASSVRGPESPATPAAHSTMPTRVSRGAAAQADSLAKVTQVARVQRYKARMERRHLSRNHIQRQNRTREQVPRHAAHARNTFLHQPSKRNFCH, from the exons ATGTTTCAGCGTCTTAGCAACCTGCTGTTTGGGGAGGTAGAGGAGGTGGCAGCAGAGCTGAAGGGACCCAATCCATGTGTGACGGAGGCAGACGAGGAGGGATGGATGCTCGTCAACCTGACTG GAGAACCTGAATGCATGATGCAGGCAGAGGATGAGACGGGAGCTCAAAAGATTGCACAATCATTTCCCAACAGTAACTCACCAGATCACCAAAGGTCACAAACCAGGACTGAGTGCCTAGACCATATTCCCCACCCACCTCTCAAGCGTCGTAGAACACATAAAGGTCGTACACGAGGTGCGGTAGCATCATCAGACCCCCTGTCTGGTCCAGACACTAGCCCGATAGGTGCCACAACACCCGTGAGCCAACTGAGACGGGCCAGACTATCCAAACCCTCCTCCACCCCATCGATGTCCCCTGGGTCTGGGA AGGGAGCCACAGCAGAGGCCAGCCCCATGGAAGACCTGCTCATAGAGCACCCCAGCATGTCCGTGTACGTCTCCCCAAACAATCTGTCCATCATCTCCAACAGCAATCTGTCCGTGGTGGGGGAAGAAAGTCTTCTCAGCCTGGCTAGCAGTGTGAG agGGCCTGAATCACCTGCTACCCCTGCGGCCCACAGCACTATGCCCACCAGAGTGAGCCGCGGAGCTGCTGCCCAGGCTGATAGTCTGGCCAAGGTCACCCAAGTGGCCAGGGTCCAGCGTTACAAAGCTCGTATGGAGCGGCGCCACCTGAGCCGCAACCACATCCAGCGCCAAAACCGCACGAGGGAGCAGGTCCCTCGCCATGCAGCTCACGCCAGAAACACCTTTCTTCACCAGCCCAGCAAGCGCAACTTCTGTCACTAA
- the tp53inp2 gene encoding tumor protein p53-inducible nuclear protein 2 isoform X1 encodes MFQRLSNLLFGEVEEVAAELKGPNPCVTEADEEGWMLVNLTGEPECMMQAEDETGAQKIAQSFPNSNSPDHQRSQTRTECLDHIPHPPLKRRRTHKGRTRGAVASSDPLSGPDTSPIGATTPVSQLRRARLSKPSSTPSMSPGSGSECGGSGETSRAGSERGCMDESWFVTPPPCFTAEGATAEASPMEDLLIEHPSMSVYVSPNNLSIISNSNLSVVGEESLLSLASSVRGPESPATPAAHSTMPTRVSRGAAAQADSLAKVTQVARVQRYKARMERRHLSRNHIQRQNRTREQVPRHAAHARNTFLHQPSKRNFCH; translated from the exons ATGTTTCAGCGTCTTAGCAACCTGCTGTTTGGGGAGGTAGAGGAGGTGGCAGCAGAGCTGAAGGGACCCAATCCATGTGTGACGGAGGCAGACGAGGAGGGATGGATGCTCGTCAACCTGACTG GAGAACCTGAATGCATGATGCAGGCAGAGGATGAGACGGGAGCTCAAAAGATTGCACAATCATTTCCCAACAGTAACTCACCAGATCACCAAAGGTCACAAACCAGGACTGAGTGCCTAGACCATATTCCCCACCCACCTCTCAAGCGTCGTAGAACACATAAAGGTCGTACACGAGGTGCGGTAGCATCATCAGACCCCCTGTCTGGTCCAGACACTAGCCCGATAGGTGCCACAACACCCGTGAGCCAACTGAGACGGGCCAGACTATCCAAACCCTCCTCCACCCCATCGATGTCCCCTGGGTCTGGGAGTGAGTGCGGGGGCAGTGGGGAAACAAGTAGGGCAGGGTCGGAAAGGGGCTGCATGGATGAGAGCTGGTTTGTCACCCCTCCCCCCTGTTTTACTGCAGAGGGAGCCACAGCAGAGGCCAGCCCCATGGAAGACCTGCTCATAGAGCACCCCAGCATGTCCGTGTACGTCTCCCCAAACAATCTGTCCATCATCTCCAACAGCAATCTGTCCGTGGTGGGGGAAGAAAGTCTTCTCAGCCTGGCTAGCAGTGTGAG agGGCCTGAATCACCTGCTACCCCTGCGGCCCACAGCACTATGCCCACCAGAGTGAGCCGCGGAGCTGCTGCCCAGGCTGATAGTCTGGCCAAGGTCACCCAAGTGGCCAGGGTCCAGCGTTACAAAGCTCGTATGGAGCGGCGCCACCTGAGCCGCAACCACATCCAGCGCCAAAACCGCACGAGGGAGCAGGTCCCTCGCCATGCAGCTCACGCCAGAAACACCTTTCTTCACCAGCCCAGCAAGCGCAACTTCTGTCACTAA
- the snai1b gene encoding snail family zinc finger 1b, which yields MPRSFLVKKYFSSKKPYYKESQLDSQTAFVPESFPRAELPNHNNISALTCHPSSPFYQTMDPLPAPLSPITPVSLSPPALRPLDLSSSPSSSSGEEEDDGERTSDPPSPDVAEHIFFCLRCSKSYGSLSALSHHQTSHHLQHLSPLAPPLQTTSMPPEVSARPAFHCKHCPKEYTSLGALKMHIRSHTLPCVCLTCGKAFSRPWLLRGHIRTHTGERPFACQHCNRAFADRSNLRAHLQTHSEVKKYQCGSCSRTFSRMSLLHKHCASGCCPGS from the exons ATGCCGCGATCTTTTCTTGTGAAAAAGTATTTTTCCAGTAAAAAACCTTATTATAAGGAGAGCCAATTGGACAGCCAAACTG CTTTTGTCCCAGAAAGCTTTCCGCGAGCTGAACTTCCGAATCACAACAACATCTCTGCCCTGACCTGCCATCCCAGCAGCCCTTTCTACCAAACCATGGATCCCCTGCCCGCACCTCTGTCCCCAATCACCCCAGTGTCCCTTTCTCCACCAGCTCTGCGCCCTCTGGACCTCAGCAGCTCTCCCTCCAGTAGCAGTGGTGAGGAAGAGGATGATGGAGAACGTACTTCAGATCCCCCGAGTCCAGATGTGGCCGAGCACATCTTCTTCTGTCTCCGCTGCAGTAAGAGCTATGGGAGCCTATCCGCACTCTCCCACCATCAGACGTCCCACCACCTCCAGCATCTCTCCCCGCTTGCCCCACCACTCCAGACCACCTCCATGCCTCCTGAGGTTTCTGCACGTCCTGCCTTTCACTGCAAACACTGCCCCAAGGAGTACACCAGCCTGGGAGCTCTGAAGATGCACATTCGCTCACACACTCTACCGTGTGTGTGTCTGACCTGTGGGAAGGCCTTCTCCAGGCCGTGGCTGCTCAGAGGACACATtcgcacacacacag GAGAACGGCCTTTTGCTTGTCAACACTGCAACCGGGCTTTTGCTGATCGCTCCAACCTGCGTGCACACCTGCAGACCCACTCTGAAGTGAAGAAATACCAGTGTGGCTCCTGCTCACGGACCTTCAGCCGCATGTCTCTGCTGCACAAACACTGTGCTTCTGGCTGTTGTCCCGGCTCATAG